The Juglans microcarpa x Juglans regia isolate MS1-56 chromosome 2D, Jm3101_v1.0, whole genome shotgun sequence DNA window ggtTCTAaagaaatctttcttttttaagttaaaacaACGAGTTAAATCGTTCAAATAAGAGCATTGTTCGCAAGTTTTTTTCGGAGTAAACAGTCAGATGATTCGTTCTGATTGTAAATTTGATCTTAATTTCGATTCTTGTGTTCCGTTTTGCATACCCTTCAATGCTTGTTAATATCTTCTTCTGAAGTAAATTTGTTTCTCAATTAGTGCATTCTTTTGCTTAGTACACTCGAATTTTGATGGGTATTTATTCTTTTCGACTTTTATGGCAAATGGGATTTCCACTCAGGTAAAGAAAAATGCAGGCGTCAACGTGTGTAGTTAAAGGAGGCATCGGCTTTGGGGCCCAAAACCGCACAAAGGTTTTAAAGGGTTTTGGTGAATTTGGGAAACCAAGTCTAGGATTGGGAATGACAGAGAGGACTGCCTGCAGTGTTCTACGCCTCAGTTCGATCCCTATGAAGGACACACTCACTAGTGCAAGACTGGGTGTTAATGGCGTTTTCAGGTCCTCGGTCAAGCCCAGATCAGTCAAGGCTCAGGCTTCTGGTTTGTTCGTCACTCTTGGACTGTTTAACTTTCTTTTCAATTCAAGAATAGTAAAGTGGTGTTAGGTCAAAGATTTCTTGTTTGAAATTTAGCAAATGAGTACAATTTTATGTTTGCACTGGTTCGTTCTTTGGTTTTCTGTTGCTGTTGCTTGCTTCCGTTATCTTGTTATCACATTTTCCAGCCGTTTGTGCGCGCGTGTTTAAAACCTCATACGAAAGGTACCTCTCTCAGGACTGCATGATGGCAGTGCGGATACTGAGTTTGAATTTATTTACATGAAATTGGAGACTTTAAAAGGGCACGGTAGAGCCCACCTCTGAGTCCATTCCTGCATTACCAATGGATctgatccatttttttttcttctgggAATTGAAGATCCAACTGCCAAGTCCAACTTAATAATGTTTTCGTTATTAAGTACATCTCTTTCCTCATTGAACTATTTTGACCTGACAGCATGTCATTTACATTACCAAgtaaatattgttgaaatgCAGATAATGCTCCATAGTCCTACTTTACCAAGGCTGTGATGAACTTATAATTCATCTTTTGATTTTGCAAATATCAAAGAACAAATGCCCTCTCCCTTGAGACTTGCTAGCTCTATTGCATTCTTATCCTGCGTGGATCTATCATCCTGTGTGTGCTTTATAAACTTGGAAATCCCGTCCTGATGCTATCCTGACGATACAGACTCTGAAAGCACAATATGCTGGCCTGTAGTATTATGATCAGCTGTGaccatttcctttcattttggtGTTATTTGCATTTATGGGGCTTGGTTCTTTGAAAACTGTCTATATGtttcttatatatgaaattCTATCCGATATATCTAGAAGTTTAAACATTTAACCATTGATCTTGATTCTCTATGACTTCGATTAATTTCTATGTTCTTACCAGCACTATATGAACTTGAGTTTCAGATGATCTTGAGAATGTTGATTCCTTGGTGCCTCAGAGCAAATCTTCTGGAACTGTTTTGCCATATGTTGGTGTTGCTTGTTTGGGAGCTATTTTGTTTGGTTACCATCTTGGGTATGGCCAAGTTTATTTTGCAAACTGCATTCCCTGTTggattttgtttggatttgtgACAAGTCCATGTCAATTTCCTCCTCTGAGTTGGTGGATATGTGAATGAGTTGCTATTTTGTTCTAAGTAATtgattgcaaaatatatatctaaatcCCAAGTTGATTTCAGCACCTCTTTCTCTGCTGAAATGTCTCGCTATGTGAGATATCCATGTTGTGAGGTTATAATGGTTTCTCTCTCTGCTTTGGTTGTGCAGGGTTGTAAATGGTGCTCTTGAGTACCTCTCCAAGGATCTTGGGATATCTGAAAACACTGTGTTACAAGGCAAGTGCAGTAGCTTGccgaaaattattaaaataatgagaTCTTCTTTgttatttcctctctctctctctctctccctccttctcCCCCCCTATCTAAAGGTTTCTATTTTTTGAACTGTACTTTTATCTTCTCATGCTATTCCTGCTGATACTTTTCCCCAATGTAATATCTTGAGTAGGATGGATTGTCAGCACGCTTCTTGCTGGAGCCACCCTTGGCTCATTTACTGGGGGAGCATTGGCTGACAAGTTTGGTAGAACAAGAACGTTTCAATTAGATGCCATACCGCTGGCAATTGGAGCATTTCTTTGGTCTGTCATCTGTCATTGAAGACAAGGTTGTTATATTTGATATGTCTACAGAGCACTAAAGCTTTGCTTAAATATTTGCAGTGCTACATCCCAGAGTGTGCAAACCATGATAATTGGCCGCTTACTTGCTGGCATTGGAATTGGTGTTACATCTGCTATTGTGCCTCTTTACATATCTGAGGtagtatctttttatttatcgCAGGCATAGATATCTTTGTAACCgtattttatacatattatgtatgtgatttcttccAACACTTTAAATTGCAGATCTCACCAACTGAAATTCGTGGTGCACTTGGATCTGTGAACCAGCTATTTATATGTATTGGGATTCTTGCAGCATTGGTGGCTGGATTACCTTTAGCAGGAAACCCtttatggtattttttttcatcGGTTATTCCTTCTTTCTGTTTGCAAGTTTACTTCCTGCTTTATATAAATAACCAAAAGAAAGGATATGACAAGTTGTCTAATATTGCTAAATActctatatattattagtaaacATCTGTAAAATGATGTCACCCATTATGGTAcccattgagagagagagacagacggACAGACAAAGATGGAaaaactaattgttgaattctgtgaaaaaaaaacttcaaccaAATGTTGATTGGTGTTTTGAATCATACAATTTCTgcataatagattttatttgtGTTTCAAATCAAACTTCAACCTGATGTGATAATTATGCTTTGGTAAGCCACTTTGGGAACCATGAGTACTTCTTTGGGGCTGTGGGCTTAGGCATAATAAGGTTGATTGACTCCTCTCCTTCTAATTACTTAGCTAAAGAAAGGTAGGGTAACCAAAGACTCACAAGGCTGTTTGTAACAATGGTTAAGCTTGGTAAGAAATATCTTTCTTGTTATTGATcaagtggattttttttgtgtttatcatttttagaAGGGGTTAAATTGAAGAGAAAAGCTCCTAGCCGGATGGGTTTGAAACCCTTTTTCGCACCAGCCACTAATATCGCAACATGTATGCATTTCTAACACAATTCTCCTGCACCCGGCAACACCAAACCGACTTCTATTtgctttctctccctctctccctctctccctctctccatcTGCTCTCAACGAAATCTACCCTCTCCTTCTCCCTTCCTCTCCCCAACGGAAGCCCCACAAGCTGTGCAATTGTGTGAATACCCTTCTGTCAAAGAAGCAATCATGTTCTACATTTATGTTTTCCTGTGGTTTGCATGAAGTGGGGAAGGAAGAAAATCTGGAATATATGTGAATCATTTCCATTTGCTGTATTCTGtgttttttgaaggaaaaactCTGGTCAAGGTTACAGAGTCACAGACAAAGGGGATCCGAATTACAAAAACTTATATGGAAACTAGAACGGAGAGGGTAGATTTCATTGAGGGCAGatggagagaggaagagagggagagaaagcaAATAGGAGTCGGTTTGGCATTGCCGGGTGTAGGAGAATTGTGTTAGTAATGCATACGTGTTGCGATGTTAGTGGCTGGTGCCAAAATGGGTTTCAAACCCATCCGGTTGGTAGCTTTTCTCTAAATTGAATTCGTATTAGtcatttattgttaaaaaaaattgtgacaagtaaaggaaaaaataagaatCTTGTGCAATATATTCATCAGGACGTAAGTTATGATCTGTAGaaggaaaatatattcataatggaccctcaaaaaataataaaattagaaaggAGGTCCCTAAGACTCGATCAAAAGATCTTTGATTTTCATACCATGTTTGATATCCATCAAAACTAAAAGCATTTTGAAAGTATCCTAGCCCAATAATCTACTTTAAGGCCTCAAactaacattatatttttaagaagtGATTTActgataaatgataaataactAATTAGAAGTTCTTATTTTTAGCTTCAGGCTTATAACATTCCAAGCATGAACTGAGCTAAATTCAGTCCATCTTACCAAACTTTATAATTCCTAGACCCAAGATTCCCAGACACAGTAAAAAAGCATCATGATTAGAATTTTCCCCTTCAGCATTCCTATGTAAGAATGATCTCATTGAGGACTACATCTGATTGAGCTCTTGTCCAGTTTGCTCTCTATTTTGTTCTAGTTAAGTATGTTTTCCATAAACTGGCATTAGCCTGAATGTTCTGCTAAACTATTTACTCAACTAACCAAGCCTTAATCCCAACTTATTGGAATATACACTTAACCTTAGCATTTAAAATACCCTTTTTACAATTTTCATGTTGGTCTTCTGCTTGGAAGAGTACTTTTTAGCGATACATGAGTTCAGTTGTCAAAATATTTCCCTATTATTTTCACAACTGGCAAGAAATGAGTGTGCAAACCATGGTAAAAAATATATCCTGTTGTATGCCTATATtggaatataaaaattatagttctttcattttatcttttacATATGAATGTTTCTGTTCGGATGACTTCATTCCGTCTctcttatttattctttttaatgttttttttaggTGGAGGACAATGTTTGGTATTGCAATTGTACCCTCTATTCTGTTGGCATTAGGAATGGCATTTTCTCCGGAAAGTCCTCGGTGGCTTTTTCAGGTTTTCTTACAGGACTCTGGAGTCAATGGTTGAAACTTATAGCGGAACTTGCAGTTTGCATTACAAACTACCACTGTTTGGTCAATTACCATAAACTACCAAAACTGTCAATTTACACCCTAAACTAGCAAATTTTGGCCAGTTGCACCCTCGGTTGACAATTTTGGCAGTTTATGATGCAAATTTTACAATGTTATTAGTTCGAGAGTGTATAATATAGTTTCTTTGACTTTTATACATGCCTTAAATGAGTTTTCTATCTGTAGAtggcatatatattattagactTATGGTTTATTCATAAAGATGCTTAGCTATTGTCTTGCAGCAAGGAAAAATTCCTGAGGCTGAAAAGTCTATCAAAACTCTATTTGGGAAAGAAAGAGTTGCTGAGGTTATGCAGGATTTAAGAGCGGCAGGTCAAGGTTCTGTGGAACCTGAGGCAGGGTGGTTTGATCTGTTTAGTAGCCGCTATTGGAAAGGTATACCCAAGCAGCTTTGTTGCTTTGTTTTCTTTGCAGTTAACTTCATTTTTTGATAATTCATGCTTGGGCATGTTGAAATGATACTTTTGATTTGTGGCCAGTAGTTTTGTTGATACGCAAGTTTTCTAAGAGATATATTAAAACAATGCTGTTATTATAAAAGTCTATGCCTTAATGTCACTGCTCACTTGTTTCTATAATTTGTAGTTGATTAATTAAGCTCTATAATACAAATTCTTAAAGCTCTTGTATTCGTGGCATGTATGTCTTGCTGCAGTTGTTAGTGTTGGTGCAGCACTTTTCTTGTTCCAGCAGTTGGCTGGAATAAATGCTGTGGTCTATTATTCGACTTCTGTGTTTCGGAGTGCTGGAATTGCCTCTGATGTTGCAGCAAGTGCTCTTGTTGGGGCAGCTAATGTCTTTGGTTCGTTTTCTACTAACTTCCTTTCTGGCAATGAGAAAATTTTGATGTATCATTTCTATTATGTTTTATATGACTGATGTTTGATCTTTTTGCAGGCACAGCTGTTGCATCATCCTTGATGGACAGGCAAGGAAGGAAAAGTCTTCTCATCACAAGCTTTAGTGGAAtggtaatattaattttttatataaattgattattaaatgACAGAGGCAATTCCAGCACTCCGGGACCAAcccattatattatattatctacATGCAAATAGATTCATCCAAATTTCAGAATATCAATAACtgatgtctctctctctctctctgtttgctTGTCAAGGCCACTTCAATGTTGCTGCTTTCTCTGTCCTTTACTTGGAAGGTCCTGGCACCATACTCTGGCATCCTTGCTGTTCTTGGAACTGTTCTGTAAGTCAGAGCTCTTTATGAGTTGTAAAGCTCTCTGTCACCTCCCTCCACACACCCTCAGcccaccttttttttatttccatccTTTTCCCCCTTGGATGGGGGGGTTAAGTGAGGTTGAAAAAGCTAGCTATTTTCCTTTGTCTACTAAGTGTCTGTTTGGGATTTCTGTAGATAACAGAACTTTTAATTGTAGAATTTGGTTAAAAAGTTCTactattgaaaatatttttactgtGGTAAACATATGCTTAAAGTGCTGTTAAAGTTGTTATGGTGGTTTTCAGCATTATTTGCAGGAGCTTTTCGACAAAAGCTTCAATTAGGTGCTTAAAGCACTTTTTGTAAATTTACCAAACATACCATTCTTTCTTAAAAAGTGCCTTTAAACTGTCAGGAGTATTTTTTAAGCTCCCAAACTCAAAACCAAACAGGCACTAAAACCATCATGATATGCATTTCCATTTCAGTTTAACAATATGATCAATGAAATCTAAACTTGGTTTTCATTATACCTATACAGCTATGTACTGTCCTTTTCACTTGGTGCTGGTCCTGTGCCTGCTCTTCTTCTACCGGAGATATTTGCTTCCAGAATCAGAGCAAAAGCAGTTGCTTTGTCGCTAGGCATGCATTGGGTAAGACAAAGCATGCTGACACGTTCAATCTTGCATGTGATTGCTGCCTATAGGCTAGACTGTAGCATGTTTCCATTTCTAATCTGGAGAAAGAACAGCAGTAGTTTGTTACATGACCAATCTATTAGAAACCATATGGACAAATATATGATATGAGTGTGCTAGAGCTAAGTTGCCTTTTCCAGTAGGTGGCCTTCTATGTGTGTATATCAAGAAAAGgatgaaaatggtagaaatcAAACTGGATGTGTTTTCTGTATttcagttttcctttttttgctttttgtttctgttcttaAGCTactcttctcttttttaattctgaattttatggtttttctaTCCTATCAGATCTCCAACTTCGTCATTGGCCTTTATTTCTTGAGCTTTGTTAACAAGTTTGGAATCAGCTCGGTGTATTTGGGATTCGCAACTGTCTGTCTTCTTGGTGTCCTTTACATAGCTGGTAATGTGGTGGAAACAAAGGGGCGATCATTGGAGGAAATAGAGCGTGCTCTTAACCCTGCAATttgatgagaatatttttggaaaGTGCATGCGGTCACAATCTCAGTGCAGCTTATCGGTTTTTGATCATGGgacagaaagaaaaaacatgctTCTTAACCCTGCAATTTGATGAGACTTCAGACTCCAATGAGTTGCCAGCTCGGATAGTACCACTAGCGCTAGCAACTCATTGGACTCTGAAGTCTCGTTACAAAACATATTTGGGAaatgtaatttgtaaatttggTCACATACTCGTGCTTTACCCGATTTGGGTCTAGTTTTCTGCGTTTCTTTTTAGAAATAACACTTGTAATTTCAATTGTTTAGAAGTAGATTTTTCCATCCACCAATATTAACGGAAAATACATGGTCCAATCACAAACTGCTTTGTGTCCACATATTTGTGTTTTCCGTTAATGTTGATGGATGGACTGAAAAGTCGACAAATATTtctaaataactaaaatcacaaggtgtttttcttttttttttttaaaaatgatctAATCCTAAGTTGAGTATAGCATAAGAAGTGTGACTAAATTTATCAACGTAATTCtgctaagaaaaatattttagtaacaaaggaatcacacaaaaataattttttaaactgatgtgatttgttaaattgtaaacttatttttattctaaaatggATATAATGGAATAAATCAAATcacgtaaatt harbors:
- the LOC121248776 gene encoding plastidic glucose transporter 4-like, whose product is MQASTCVVKGGIGFGAQNRTKVLKGFGEFGKPSLGLGMTERTACSVLRLSSIPMKDTLTSARLGVNGVFRSSVKPRSVKAQASDDLENVDSLVPQSKSSGTVLPYVGVACLGAILFGYHLGVVNGALEYLSKDLGISENTVLQGWIVSTLLAGATLGSFTGGALADKFGRTRTFQLDAIPLAIGAFLCATSQSVQTMIIGRLLAGIGIGVTSAIVPLYISEISPTEIRGALGSVNQLFICIGILAALVAGLPLAGNPLWWRTMFGIAIVPSILLALGMAFSPESPRWLFQQGKIPEAEKSIKTLFGKERVAEVMQDLRAAGQGSVEPEAGWFDLFSSRYWKVVSVGAALFLFQQLAGINAVVYYSTSVFRSAGIASDVAASALVGAANVFGTAVASSLMDRQGRKSLLITSFSGMATSMLLLSLSFTWKVLAPYSGILAVLGTVLYVLSFSLGAGPVPALLLPEIFASRIRAKAVALSLGMHWISNFVIGLYFLSFVNKFGISSVYLGFATVCLLGVLYIAGNVVETKGRSLEEIERALNPAI